A part of Mycolicibacterium sp. TUM20985 genomic DNA contains:
- a CDS encoding fatty acid desaturase family protein produces the protein MTPEMADAFGEELDALRERVVADLGERDASYIRGVIKAQRALEVGGRALLFAGILPPAWIAGTAMLAASKILDNMEIGHNVMHGQYDWMGDPALTSRNFEWDSACPSDQWRHSHNYMHHTYTNIVDMDRDIGYGILRMSEDQRWTPYYYGNPVYAFLLMILFQYGVALHELETERIRTGEISIADKRETLKGIWGKVKRQTLKDYVAFPLLAGPFAPWVFTGNLTANLIRNVWSYAIIFCGHFPDGTQEFTKEETANESRGMWYFRQVLGSANLTGGKLFHVMSGNLSFQIEHHLFPDIPAFRHAEISPEVQEICERYGVPYNKGPLPQQFGTVVRKICRLALPGR, from the coding sequence ATGACCCCCGAGATGGCCGATGCCTTCGGCGAAGAGCTCGACGCCCTGCGCGAGCGGGTCGTCGCCGACCTCGGCGAGCGGGACGCGTCCTATATCCGCGGGGTCATCAAGGCCCAGCGTGCCCTCGAGGTCGGTGGCCGGGCCCTGCTGTTCGCCGGCATCCTGCCCCCCGCCTGGATCGCGGGGACGGCGATGCTGGCGGCGTCGAAGATCCTGGACAACATGGAGATCGGCCACAACGTCATGCACGGGCAGTACGACTGGATGGGCGATCCCGCGCTGACGAGCCGCAACTTCGAGTGGGACTCGGCCTGCCCGAGTGACCAGTGGCGACATTCGCACAACTACATGCACCACACCTACACCAACATCGTCGACATGGACCGCGACATCGGTTACGGGATCCTGCGGATGAGCGAAGATCAGCGGTGGACGCCCTACTACTACGGCAACCCGGTCTACGCGTTCCTGCTGATGATCCTGTTCCAGTACGGCGTGGCCCTGCACGAACTGGAGACCGAGCGGATCCGCACCGGGGAGATCTCGATCGCCGACAAGCGCGAGACCCTCAAGGGCATCTGGGGCAAGGTGAAGCGGCAGACGCTGAAGGACTACGTGGCCTTCCCGCTGTTGGCCGGCCCGTTCGCACCGTGGGTGTTCACCGGCAACCTGACCGCGAACCTGATCCGCAACGTGTGGTCGTATGCGATCATCTTCTGCGGTCACTTCCCGGATGGCACACAGGAATTCACCAAGGAGGAAACCGCGAACGAGAGTCGCGGCATGTGGTACTTCCGACAGGTCCTCGGCTCGGCAAACCTGACCGGCGGGAAGCTCTTCCACGTGATGAGCGGCAACCTGTCGTTCCAGATCGAGCACCACCTGTTCCCCGACATCCCGGCGTTCCGGCACGCGGAGATCTCGCCGGAGGTACAGGAGATCTGCGAGCGCTACGGCGTCCCCTACAACAAGGGACCGCTGCCGCAGCAGTTCGGCACCGTCGTGCGCAAGATCTGCCGGCTGGCGCTACCGGGCCGCTAG
- a CDS encoding ferredoxin reductase: MFTQTKTLSLRDRVLRSPLVDLLTGPHGVDRYTELVEPTWTLGDARAKVVAVRRQTPRSVTLTLEPNAAFTAGPALRAGQHVNLTVEVDGRRQTRCYSPANAEDADLLELTIGVHDDGVVSQHLFRNARPGMVVGLDGVGGDFTLPVERPRRVLFVSGGSGITPVLSMLRTMRDEGSDRDVTFIHYARTPEEACYREDLAAMPGVRVLHGYSRSAEAGDLTGYFGAEHVAEIATPDAVFVCGPPALVEAVRKHFADALFESFVPPVFAVPTEASGGTVAFADSGVDVTDDGRSLLEQAEAAGLTPENGCRMGICHTCTRRKTSGAVKNLITGAVSTADEEDVQICVSVPVGDVELSL; encoded by the coding sequence ATGTTCACTCAAACGAAGACGCTGAGTCTGCGGGACAGGGTGCTGCGGTCGCCGCTGGTCGACCTGCTCACGGGACCGCACGGCGTCGATCGCTACACGGAGCTCGTAGAGCCCACCTGGACGCTGGGCGATGCCCGCGCCAAGGTCGTCGCGGTCCGTCGGCAGACGCCCCGCAGTGTCACCCTCACTCTCGAACCCAATGCGGCCTTCACGGCCGGACCCGCCCTGCGTGCCGGCCAACACGTCAACCTCACCGTCGAGGTCGACGGCCGCAGGCAGACCCGCTGCTACTCGCCCGCCAATGCCGAGGACGCCGATCTCCTCGAGTTGACGATCGGCGTCCACGACGACGGTGTGGTCTCCCAGCACCTCTTCCGCAATGCACGCCCGGGCATGGTCGTCGGACTCGACGGCGTGGGCGGCGACTTCACGTTGCCGGTCGAGCGTCCACGGAGGGTTCTCTTCGTCTCCGGTGGCAGCGGGATCACCCCGGTGCTTTCGATGCTCCGCACGATGCGAGACGAAGGTTCGGACCGGGACGTCACCTTCATCCACTACGCCCGTACTCCCGAGGAGGCCTGCTACCGCGAGGACCTCGCCGCCATGCCCGGCGTGCGCGTTCTGCACGGCTACTCGCGGTCGGCTGAGGCCGGCGATCTCACGGGTTATTTCGGTGCAGAGCACGTGGCCGAGATCGCCACGCCCGACGCCGTATTCGTCTGCGGTCCGCCCGCACTCGTCGAGGCGGTCCGGAAGCACTTCGCGGACGCCCTCTTCGAGAGCTTCGTGCCGCCGGTGTTCGCCGTCCCGACCGAGGCGTCCGGCGGCACGGTGGCGTTCGCCGACAGCGGTGTCGACGTGACCGACGACGGACGGTCGCTGCTCGAGCAAGCAGAAGCGGCCGGTCTGACGCCGGAGAATGGCTGCCGCATGGGCATCTGCCACACCTGCACCCGTCGCAAGACCAGCGGCGCGGTCAAGAATCTCATCACCGGCGCCGTGTCGACAGCCGACGAGGAGGACGTGCAGATCTGCGTGTCCGTTCCCGTCGGTGACGTCGAACTCTCGCTCTGA
- a CDS encoding TetR family transcriptional regulator — translation MNERTPSSRSSRSGRSGSLRSSRSSRDTVSREDRKEATRRAIVAGALRLLEERSFSALSLREVTREAGIVPAAFYRHFDSMEALGLVLIDESFRALRDMLRGARAGKLDPSRIIESTVDILITGVNERREHWRFIGRERNSGVTVLRYAIRTEIRLITSELAIDLTRFPGLNAWSAEDLNILSSLFVNSMISIAEAIEDAPDQTALDEIRHTAVKQLRLIIVGINGWRSSD, via the coding sequence GTGAACGAACGTACGCCCAGTTCACGATCGTCCCGCTCGGGACGTTCGGGTTCCTTGCGTTCCTCACGCTCCTCGCGGGACACCGTCTCGCGGGAGGACCGCAAGGAGGCCACCCGCCGGGCCATCGTGGCGGGGGCGTTGCGACTGCTGGAGGAACGCAGCTTCAGCGCGCTGAGCCTGCGGGAGGTGACCCGCGAGGCCGGCATCGTGCCCGCCGCCTTCTATCGGCACTTCGACTCGATGGAAGCCCTCGGCCTGGTTCTTATCGACGAGTCCTTCCGCGCCCTGCGCGACATGTTGCGTGGCGCGCGAGCGGGCAAGCTCGACCCCAGTCGCATCATCGAATCCACCGTCGACATCCTCATCACCGGAGTGAACGAACGCCGTGAGCACTGGCGCTTCATCGGCCGGGAACGCAACAGCGGCGTGACCGTGCTGCGCTACGCCATCCGCACCGAGATTCGTCTGATCACCTCGGAGCTGGCGATCGACCTGACGCGCTTCCCCGGCCTGAACGCCTGGAGTGCCGAGGACCTCAACATCCTGTCCAGCCTGTTCGTGAACTCGATGATCTCGATCGCCGAGGCCATCGAAGATGCCCCCGATCAGACGGCACTCGACGAGATCAGACACACAGCCGTCAAGCAGCTTCGGCTGATCATCGTCGGGATCAACGGATGGCGCAGTAGCGACTGA
- a CDS encoding enoyl-CoA hydratase/isomerase family protein yields the protein MPHLELTRPRPDVALLTLNRPDKLNALNYHLVEELHQSLEEVGSDDGCRVLVLTGAGRGFCSGLDLTEPMPAEAARGLEFPRSGMRWQERIAELTTRLSGLRQPVIAAVNGPAYGGGFALAMASDIRVASTSARFCTQFIKLGLGGCDIGVSYTLPRIVGAGQAFDLILTARTVDADEALRIGLVSRVSAGSAVDDALAIAETLCSYGKFGLESTKQVLWANLEASSLHAALQVENRSQILSTTSGELNDAKAAFATRKNQ from the coding sequence ATGCCGCATCTCGAACTGACTCGCCCGCGCCCCGACGTCGCCCTCCTCACGCTGAACCGACCGGACAAGCTCAATGCGCTGAACTATCACCTGGTCGAGGAACTGCACCAGAGCCTCGAGGAGGTCGGTTCCGACGATGGGTGTCGCGTGCTGGTGTTGACCGGCGCGGGCCGCGGATTCTGCTCGGGTCTGGACCTGACCGAACCGATGCCGGCGGAAGCCGCTCGCGGACTGGAGTTTCCGCGGTCCGGAATGCGGTGGCAGGAGCGCATCGCCGAGCTCACCACGCGGTTGAGCGGCTTGCGCCAGCCAGTCATCGCCGCCGTCAACGGACCCGCCTACGGTGGCGGGTTCGCGCTGGCGATGGCATCCGACATTCGCGTCGCCTCGACGTCGGCCCGGTTCTGTACCCAGTTCATCAAGCTGGGACTCGGCGGCTGCGACATCGGCGTCAGCTACACCCTGCCGCGGATCGTCGGTGCCGGTCAGGCATTCGACCTGATCCTCACCGCCCGCACGGTGGATGCGGACGAGGCGTTGCGCATCGGCCTGGTGTCGCGGGTTTCCGCGGGATCCGCGGTCGACGACGCCCTGGCGATCGCCGAAACACTCTGCAGCTACGGCAAGTTCGGACTGGAGTCGACCAAGCAGGTGTTGTGGGCCAATCTCGAGGCGTCCAGCCTGCACGCGGCACTGCAGGTGGAGAACCGCAGCCAGATCCTGTCCACGACCAGCGGCGAGCTCAACGACGCAAAGGCCGCCTTCGCCACCCGCAAGAACCAGTGA
- a CDS encoding SDR family NAD(P)-dependent oxidoreductase, protein MDRPAFDRLFDMTDRTVIVTGGSRGIGLALAEGFVLAGARVVVASRKADACDEAAKHLRGLGGEAIGVAAHIGNLDDLDLLVERTAGEFGGVDVVVNNAANALAEPMGEMTPEALAKSYEVNLHGPIFLAQRALPYLRKSSHAAVLNMVSVGAFNFAPTMAIYGSVKAALMSFTRSMAAGYVADGIRVNAIAPGPVDTDMMRKNPQQAIDGMVGGTLMKRLASPDEMVGAALLLCSDAGSYITGQVVIVDGGGTPR, encoded by the coding sequence ATGGATCGCCCAGCCTTCGACCGGCTCTTCGACATGACCGACCGCACCGTGATCGTGACGGGCGGGAGTCGCGGCATCGGACTGGCCCTGGCGGAGGGGTTCGTCCTCGCCGGGGCCCGCGTCGTGGTGGCCAGTCGCAAGGCCGACGCCTGTGACGAGGCCGCCAAGCATCTGCGTGGCCTCGGCGGTGAAGCGATCGGCGTCGCCGCTCACATCGGCAACCTCGACGATCTGGACCTGCTCGTGGAGCGCACCGCTGGCGAGTTCGGCGGTGTCGACGTCGTGGTCAACAACGCCGCCAACGCGTTGGCGGAACCGATGGGCGAGATGACCCCGGAAGCGCTGGCGAAATCCTATGAGGTGAATCTGCACGGACCGATCTTCCTGGCGCAGAGGGCACTTCCATATTTGAGGAAGAGCTCGCATGCGGCAGTGCTGAACATGGTGTCGGTGGGTGCCTTCAACTTCGCCCCGACGATGGCGATCTACGGTTCGGTCAAGGCCGCGCTGATGTCGTTCACCCGCTCGATGGCGGCGGGGTACGTGGCGGACGGCATCCGGGTCAACGCGATCGCGCCGGGCCCCGTCGATACCGACATGATGCGCAAGAATCCGCAGCAGGCGATCGACGGCATGGTGGGCGGAACGTTGATGAAGCGCCTAGCCAGCCCCGATGAGATGGTGGGCGCTGCGCTGCTGTTGTGTTCGGACGCAGGGAGTTACATCACCGGACAGGTCGTCATCGTCGACGGCGGCGGCACGCCCCGCTAG
- a CDS encoding pseudouridine synthase, with translation MTRSPLPDRDGIGPTRVRLRGGAVLVELADRFGERAAEKVLAGEVVCADGSVVSPSTVLAPNAFVYLYRDLPEEVPVPFDVPVLYRDDDIVVVDKPHFLATMPRGRHVAQTALVRLRRSLDLPELAPAHRLDRLTAGVLLFTARREVRGAYQTMFARGEVRKTYLARADVSTLAFPLTLRSRILKERGRLQAYEEPGESNAETLVEHLGDGLYRLTPRTGRTHQLRVHMASLGLPILGDPLYPEVVDVGADDFPDPLQLLAHRVEFVDPLSGDRQVFVSERSL, from the coding sequence GTGACGCGTTCCCCGCTACCCGATCGCGACGGCATCGGTCCGACGCGGGTGCGGCTGCGCGGGGGAGCGGTGCTCGTCGAACTGGCCGACCGGTTCGGTGAGCGGGCTGCGGAGAAAGTCCTTGCGGGCGAAGTGGTCTGCGCCGACGGATCGGTCGTGAGCCCGTCGACGGTGCTTGCCCCGAACGCCTTCGTCTACCTCTATCGTGACCTGCCCGAGGAGGTTCCCGTCCCGTTCGACGTGCCCGTGCTGTATCGCGACGACGACATCGTGGTCGTCGACAAGCCGCACTTCCTGGCCACCATGCCGCGGGGCCGGCACGTGGCGCAGACCGCGCTGGTGCGGTTGCGTCGCTCACTCGACCTGCCCGAGCTTGCGCCGGCGCACCGCCTGGACCGGCTGACCGCCGGTGTGCTGCTGTTCACCGCGCGCCGTGAGGTCCGCGGGGCGTATCAGACGATGTTCGCGCGTGGCGAGGTGCGCAAGACGTACCTGGCGCGGGCGGACGTGTCCACGTTGGCGTTTCCCCTGACGCTCCGGAGTCGAATCCTCAAGGAGCGCGGGCGGTTACAGGCGTACGAGGAACCCGGTGAATCGAACGCCGAGACGCTCGTCGAGCACCTTGGCGACGGGTTGTACCGGTTGACTCCGCGGACCGGCCGGACGCATCAGCTACGGGTGCACATGGCGTCGCTGGGGCTGCCGATTCTCGGCGACCCGTTGTACCCGGAGGTGGTCGACGTGGGAGCCGACGACTTCCCCGATCCGTTGCAGCTGTTGGCCCACCGCGTGGAGTTCGTCGATCCGCTGAGCGGCGATCGGCAGGTGTTCGTCAGCGAGCGCTCGCTGTGA
- a CDS encoding glycerol-3-phosphate dehydrogenase/oxidase has product MSDPIPGPGNGQTLLSPDGRAQAWKRLGSEHFDVVVIGGGVVGAGAALDAATRGLKVALVEARDFASGTSSRSSKMFHGGLRYLEQLEFGLVREALHERELSLTTLAPHLVKPLPFLFPLTKRLWERPYVAAGIFLYDQLGGAKSVPPQKHLLKAGALRLAPGLKRSSLIGGIRYYDTVVDDARHTMTVARTAAHYGAVVRTSTQVVSLLREGDRVTGVRVRDSEDGEVTDVRGHVVVNATGVWTDEIQALSKQRGRFRVRASKGVHIVVPRDRIVSEVAIILRTEKSVLFVIPWGTHWIIGTTDTDWNLDLAHPAATKADIDYILETVNTVLATPLNHDDIDGVYAGLRPLLAGESEETSKLSREHAVATPSPGLVAIAGGKYTTYRVMGEDAIDAASVFVPTRVAPSITEKVPLMGADGYFALINQTEHVGAHYNLHPYRVRHLLDRYGSLIGEVLAMAEGRPELLTPITEAPVYLKVEAYYAAAAEGALHLEDILARRMRISIEYPHRGVDCAREVAEVVAPVLGWSPADVDREVTTYQARVEAEVLSQTQPDDESADALRAAAPEARAEILEPVPLT; this is encoded by the coding sequence GTGAGTGACCCGATCCCCGGTCCGGGCAACGGCCAGACCCTTCTCAGCCCCGACGGGCGCGCGCAGGCGTGGAAACGTCTGGGCAGCGAACACTTCGACGTCGTCGTCATCGGCGGCGGCGTGGTTGGCGCCGGTGCCGCCCTCGACGCCGCCACCCGCGGTCTCAAGGTGGCCCTCGTCGAAGCGCGTGACTTCGCGTCCGGAACCTCGAGCCGATCCTCGAAGATGTTCCACGGCGGACTGCGGTATCTGGAGCAGCTGGAGTTCGGGCTGGTCCGCGAGGCTCTGCACGAGCGGGAGCTGTCGCTCACGACGCTCGCACCGCACCTCGTCAAGCCGCTGCCCTTCCTCTTCCCGCTGACCAAGCGGTTGTGGGAGCGGCCGTACGTCGCGGCGGGCATCTTCCTCTACGACCAGCTGGGTGGCGCGAAATCCGTTCCGCCGCAGAAACATTTGTTGAAGGCCGGGGCGTTGCGGTTGGCGCCGGGGCTCAAGCGCAGCTCATTGATCGGCGGGATCCGCTACTACGACACCGTCGTCGACGACGCGCGCCACACCATGACGGTGGCGCGCACCGCAGCCCACTACGGTGCGGTGGTGCGAACCTCGACGCAGGTGGTGTCGCTGCTGCGCGAGGGCGACCGCGTGACGGGCGTGCGCGTGCGCGACAGCGAGGACGGTGAGGTCACCGACGTCCGTGGCCACGTGGTCGTCAACGCCACCGGTGTCTGGACCGACGAGATTCAGGCACTGTCGAAGCAGCGCGGGCGTTTTCGGGTGCGCGCGTCGAAGGGTGTGCACATCGTCGTGCCGCGGGACCGGATCGTCAGCGAGGTGGCGATCATCCTGCGCACCGAGAAGTCGGTGCTGTTCGTCATTCCGTGGGGCACCCACTGGATCATCGGGACGACCGACACCGACTGGAATCTGGACCTGGCGCACCCCGCCGCGACGAAGGCCGACATCGACTACATCCTCGAGACGGTCAACACGGTGCTGGCGACGCCGCTGAACCACGACGACATCGACGGCGTCTACGCGGGATTGAGGCCACTGCTGGCGGGGGAGAGCGAAGAGACGTCCAAGCTGTCGCGTGAGCACGCCGTGGCCACGCCGTCGCCGGGTCTCGTCGCAATTGCCGGCGGCAAGTACACGACCTACCGGGTGATGGGCGAGGACGCCATCGACGCGGCCAGCGTCTTCGTTCCCACCCGGGTGGCGCCGTCGATTACCGAGAAGGTGCCGCTGATGGGCGCGGACGGGTACTTCGCGCTGATCAATCAGACTGAACACGTTGGCGCGCACTACAACCTGCACCCGTATCGGGTTCGCCATCTGCTGGACCGCTACGGCTCGCTGATCGGCGAGGTGTTGGCGATGGCCGAGGGACGTCCAGAGTTGTTGACGCCCATCACCGAAGCGCCCGTGTACCTCAAGGTCGAGGCGTACTACGCCGCGGCCGCCGAGGGTGCCCTGCACCTCGAGGACATCCTGGCGCGTCGCATGCGCATCTCGATCGAGTACCCGCACCGCGGAGTCGACTGTGCCCGCGAGGTCGCCGAAGTCGTTGCCCCGGTGCTGGGTTGGAGTCCCGCGGACGTCGACCGCGAGGTGACCACGTATCAGGCCCGGGTCGAAGCCGAGGTGCTGTCGCAGACCCAACCCGACGACGAGTCCGCCGACGCGTTACGGGCCGCGGCACCCGAGGCGCGGGCCGAGATCCTGGAACCGGTGCCACTGACGTGA
- a CDS encoding NAD(P)H-quinone dehydrogenase, translated as MVTRIVIIGGGPAGYEAALVAAGHGPGVAQVTIVESDGIGGGCVLWDCVPSKTFIASTGVRTELRRADGLGFDIKIEDAKISLPQIHNRVKTLARSQSADIGSNLLREGVTIIHGRGELVDDSPGMAHHRVKVTTSDGKVGTLKADVVLIATGARPRVLPQAVPDGDRILNWRQLYDLTELPEHLVIVGSGVTGAEFCNAYTELGVQVTVVASRDQILPHEDSDAAAVLEETFAERGVKLVKNARAQSVTSTADGVVVAMADGRTVEGSHALMTVGSVPNTEGLGLEKVGIELNAGNYLSVDRVSRTTAAGIYAAGDCTGLLPLASVAAMQGRIAMYHALGEGVSPIRLRTVAAAVFTRPEIAAVGVPQTAIDDGTVPARTLMLPLTTNARAKMSLLRRGFVKIFCRPATGVVIGGVVVAPIASELILPIALAVQNRISVTDLAQTLSVYPSLSGSTVEAARRLMAHDDLD; from the coding sequence GTGGTTACCCGCATTGTGATCATCGGTGGCGGCCCCGCCGGGTACGAAGCAGCACTCGTCGCCGCGGGCCATGGGCCCGGCGTCGCGCAGGTCACCATCGTCGAGTCCGACGGCATCGGTGGCGGGTGCGTCCTCTGGGACTGCGTGCCGTCCAAGACGTTCATCGCCTCGACCGGCGTGCGCACCGAGTTGCGCCGCGCCGACGGATTGGGCTTCGACATCAAGATCGAAGACGCCAAGATCTCGCTGCCCCAGATCCACAATCGCGTGAAGACGCTGGCACGATCCCAGTCCGCCGACATCGGATCCAACCTGCTGCGCGAAGGCGTCACGATCATCCACGGACGCGGCGAGCTGGTCGACGACTCTCCCGGCATGGCGCACCACCGTGTGAAGGTCACCACATCGGACGGCAAGGTCGGCACGCTGAAGGCCGACGTGGTGCTGATCGCGACCGGCGCGCGCCCACGGGTTCTGCCACAGGCGGTCCCCGACGGCGATCGCATCCTGAACTGGCGTCAGCTCTACGACCTCACCGAGCTTCCCGAGCATCTGGTGATCGTCGGCTCGGGTGTGACGGGCGCCGAATTCTGCAACGCCTACACGGAGTTGGGCGTCCAGGTCACCGTGGTGGCCAGCCGCGATCAGATCCTGCCGCACGAGGACTCCGACGCCGCCGCGGTGCTGGAGGAGACGTTCGCCGAACGTGGCGTCAAGTTGGTCAAGAACGCCCGCGCCCAATCGGTCACCAGCACCGCCGACGGGGTCGTGGTCGCGATGGCCGACGGTCGCACCGTCGAGGGCAGCCACGCTCTGATGACCGTCGGTTCGGTGCCCAACACCGAGGGGCTTGGCCTCGAGAAGGTCGGCATCGAGCTGAACGCGGGCAATTACCTTTCGGTGGACCGGGTTTCGCGCACCACTGCCGCCGGCATCTACGCTGCCGGCGACTGTACCGGGCTCCTCCCGCTGGCGTCGGTGGCCGCCATGCAGGGCCGCATCGCGATGTATCACGCGCTCGGCGAGGGGGTGTCGCCGATTCGGTTGCGCACCGTCGCGGCCGCCGTCTTCACCCGCCCCGAGATCGCCGCGGTCGGCGTCCCGCAGACCGCCATCGACGACGGCACGGTGCCCGCGCGCACGCTGATGCTGCCGCTGACGACCAACGCCAGAGCCAAGATGTCGCTGCTGCGCCGCGGCTTCGTCAAGATCTTCTGCCGCCCGGCGACCGGTGTCGTCATCGGGGGCGTCGTCGTAGCGCCGATCGCGTCGGAGCTGATCCTGCCGATCGCCCTGGCGGTGCAGAACCGGATCTCGGTGACCGACCTCGCCCAGACCCTGTCGGTGTACCCGTCGCTGTCTGGGTCGACGGTCGAGGCGGCCCGCCGGTTGATGGCTCACGACGATCTGGACTGA
- a CDS encoding gamma-glutamylcyclotransferase, whose amino-acid sequence MPIYAAYGSNMHPEQMLQRAPHSPMAGTGWLHGWRLTFGGADLGWEGALATLVEDPLSKVFVVLYDMTKEDEENLDRWEGSELGFHKKIRCRVHRETSDTSTDPVLAWLYVVDAWEGGIPSARYLGVMAEAAEIAGAPEEYVHDLRTRPAGNVGPGT is encoded by the coding sequence GTGCCGATCTACGCCGCCTACGGATCGAACATGCATCCGGAGCAGATGCTGCAGCGTGCACCCCATTCGCCGATGGCGGGAACGGGGTGGCTGCACGGCTGGCGGCTGACCTTCGGTGGTGCCGACCTCGGCTGGGAGGGGGCGCTCGCCACCCTCGTCGAGGATCCGCTGTCGAAGGTCTTCGTCGTGCTCTACGACATGACCAAGGAGGACGAGGAGAACCTCGACCGCTGGGAGGGTTCGGAGCTCGGCTTCCACAAGAAGATCCGCTGCCGCGTCCACCGGGAGACGTCCGACACCAGCACCGACCCCGTCCTGGCGTGGCTGTACGTCGTCGACGCGTGGGAGGGCGGCATCCCCTCGGCGCGGTACCTCGGGGTGATGGCGGAGGCCGCCGAGATTGCGGGCGCTCCAGAGGAGTACGTCCACGATCTGCGCACCCGCCCGGCCGGCAACGTCGGTCCCGGCACCTAA
- a CDS encoding amidohydrolase: MNIAQTTEAWLANNYDELVAWRRHIHRHPELGRQEFETTQFVASRLADAGLNPKVLPGGTGLTCDFGPDHGPRVALRADMDALPMAERTGSAYASLVPGVAHACGHDGHTAVLLGAGLALASVPELPVGVRLLFQPAEELMPGGAIDAIAAGALNGVSRIFALHCDPRLEVGRVAIRPGPITSAADQVEITLHSPGGHTSRPHLTGDLVYALGTLITGLPGVLSRRVDPRNNTVMVWGAVNAGVAANAIPQTGSVAGTIRTASREAWVMMEQLVREIVSSLLAPLQVEYSVHYRRGVPPVVNEEVSTRIFTHAIEAIGPDVLTDTRQSGGGEDFSWYLEDVPGAMARLGVWPGHGPQLDLHQPTFDLDERALGVGVRVFTNIVEQSAGL, encoded by the coding sequence GTGAACATCGCGCAGACCACCGAGGCTTGGCTGGCCAACAACTACGACGAGCTGGTGGCGTGGCGGCGGCACATCCACCGCCATCCCGAGCTCGGCCGGCAGGAGTTCGAGACGACGCAGTTCGTCGCCTCCCGCCTGGCCGATGCCGGTCTGAACCCCAAGGTGCTGCCCGGTGGCACCGGTCTCACGTGTGACTTCGGACCCGACCACGGTCCGCGGGTGGCGTTGCGCGCCGACATGGACGCGTTGCCGATGGCCGAGCGGACGGGATCGGCGTACGCGTCGCTGGTGCCGGGCGTTGCCCACGCGTGCGGTCACGACGGCCATACGGCAGTGCTGCTCGGGGCAGGCCTGGCCCTCGCGTCGGTGCCCGAGCTGCCCGTCGGCGTGCGGCTGCTCTTCCAGCCCGCGGAGGAACTGATGCCCGGCGGGGCCATCGATGCGATCGCCGCCGGTGCGCTGAACGGGGTATCGCGGATCTTCGCGCTGCACTGCGATCCACGCCTGGAGGTCGGCAGGGTCGCCATCCGGCCGGGACCGATCACGTCGGCGGCCGATCAGGTGGAGATCACCCTGCACTCACCGGGCGGGCACACCTCGCGGCCGCATCTGACCGGTGATCTGGTCTACGCGTTGGGCACCCTGATCACCGGTCTCCCCGGCGTGCTGTCGCGACGGGTCGATCCCCGCAACAACACGGTCATGGTGTGGGGCGCGGTCAACGCCGGCGTCGCCGCCAACGCGATCCCGCAGACCGGCAGCGTGGCGGGCACCATCAGGACCGCCAGCCGCGAGGCCTGGGTGATGATGGAACAGCTCGTCCGCGAGATCGTTTCGTCGTTGCTCGCGCCGTTGCAGGTCGAGTACAGCGTGCACTACCGCCGCGGGGTTCCTCCGGTGGTCAACGAGGAAGTGTCGACGCGGATCTTCACCCACGCGATCGAGGCGATCGGGCCCGACGTCCTGACCGACACCCGGCAGTCTGGTGGTGGCGAGGACTTCTCCTGGTACCTGGAGGACGTTCCCGGCGCGATGGCGCGGCTCGGCGTGTGGCCAGGGCACGGTCCGCAGCTGGACCTTCACCAGCCGACGTTCGACCTCGACGAGCGGGCGTTGGGCGTCGGGGTGCGGGTGTTCACCAACATCGTCGAGCAGAGCGCCGGGCTGTAG